In Vagococcus hydrophili, one DNA window encodes the following:
- a CDS encoding YqeG family HAD IIIA-type phosphatase, protein MFEQYKPTWMIEAIYDITPSQLKAQGIEAVLTDLDNTLIAWNNPDGTPELLAWIETMKAANIPVIVVSNNKASRVDRAVMHLGLEYVSRAMKPFQKGFNEVEKKYNLPKEKLIMVGDQLMTDIKGANSAGIRSVLVKPIIETDAWNTKFNRSMEKKIKRHLHKKNSDMKWRKSLND, encoded by the coding sequence ATGTTTGAACAATATAAACCAACGTGGATGATTGAAGCAATTTATGATATTACGCCTAGCCAATTAAAGGCTCAAGGGATTGAAGCTGTCTTGACAGATTTAGATAATACATTGATTGCTTGGAATAATCCTGACGGAACACCTGAGTTATTAGCGTGGATTGAAACCATGAAGGCTGCTAACATTCCGGTCATCGTTGTTTCTAATAATAAAGCGTCACGTGTGGACCGTGCAGTGATGCATTTAGGTCTTGAGTATGTTTCTCGCGCGATGAAACCTTTTCAAAAAGGATTCAATGAAGTTGAAAAAAAATATAACTTACCCAAAGAAAAGTTAATAATGGTTGGGGATCAATTAATGACGGATATCAAAGGCGCTAATAGTGCAGGTATTAGAAGTGTCCTAGTGAAACCGATTATTGAGACAGATGCATGGAATACGAAGTTTAATCGATCTATGGAGAAAAAAATAAAAAGACATCTACATAAAAAGAATTCAGATATGAAATGGAGGAAATCACTTAATGACTGA
- the yqeH gene encoding ribosome biogenesis GTPase YqeH, protein MTEEIRCIGCGTVIQTKDKEGIGYTPNSALEKGLETGDVYCQRCFRLRHYNDIQDVAITDKEFLALLNGIGDADALIVNVVDIFDFNGSLIPGLHRFVGSNPVLLVGNKVDILPKSLKKGKMTQWMKERAFEVGLRPTEVTLTSAKSKSDIEELLELIEEHRDGRDVYVVGVTNVGKSTLINAIINHSAGVKDLITTSQFPGTTLDKIEIPLEDGHFLIDTPGIIHRHQMAHYLGKKDLMLVSPKKEIKPKVYQLNAGQTLFLGGLARFDFIQGNKQGFITYVSNDLMIHRTKLETATEFYEKHAGGLLQPPRKNELGEFPELVRFEFSVKEKTDLVFAGLGWVTIPDAGVVAGWAPKGVDVIQRKSLI, encoded by the coding sequence ATGACTGAGGAAATACGTTGTATTGGTTGTGGGACAGTTATTCAGACAAAGGACAAAGAAGGCATTGGTTACACGCCGAATTCAGCTCTTGAAAAAGGATTAGAAACAGGGGACGTTTATTGTCAACGCTGTTTTAGATTAAGACATTATAATGACATTCAAGATGTAGCGATTACAGATAAAGAGTTCTTAGCTCTTTTAAATGGCATTGGAGATGCGGATGCGTTAATCGTTAATGTGGTAGACATCTTTGATTTTAATGGTAGTTTGATTCCAGGATTACACCGCTTTGTTGGAAGTAATCCAGTGTTACTTGTTGGAAACAAAGTGGATATTTTACCTAAATCATTAAAAAAAGGTAAAATGACACAATGGATGAAAGAAAGAGCCTTTGAAGTTGGTTTAAGACCGACTGAAGTGACATTAACAAGTGCTAAAAGCAAATCAGATATTGAAGAATTACTTGAATTAATCGAAGAGCATCGCGATGGTCGTGATGTGTATGTCGTTGGTGTAACCAACGTTGGTAAATCAACATTGATTAATGCGATTATTAATCATTCAGCAGGTGTGAAAGATTTAATCACAACGTCACAATTTCCAGGAACAACCTTAGATAAGATTGAAATTCCATTAGAGGACGGTCACTTCTTAATTGACACACCAGGAATTATTCACCGTCATCAAATGGCTCATTATTTAGGTAAAAAAGATTTAATGCTTGTTTCACCTAAAAAAGAAATCAAGCCAAAAGTTTATCAATTAAATGCTGGACAAACGCTATTTCTAGGTGGTTTGGCACGGTTTGACTTTATTCAAGGAAATAAACAAGGCTTTATTACCTATGTTTCTAATGATTTAATGATTCACCGCACTAAATTAGAAACAGCCACAGAATTTTATGAAAAACATGCAGGTGGACTATTACAGCCACCAAGAAAAAACGAACTAGGTGAGTTTCCTGAACTTGTTCGCTTTGAGTTTTCAGTCAAAGAAAAAACAGACTTAGTGTTTGCGGGACTTGGTTGGGTAACTATTCCAGATGCTGGAGTGGTTGCTGGTTGGGCGCCAAAAGGTGTTGACGTGATTCAAAGAAAGTCACTAATTTAA
- the yhbY gene encoding ribosome assembly RNA-binding protein YhbY: MKLRGKQKRFLRSEAHHMSPMVQIGKNGISETLLDQVDELLERRELIKVNLLQNTDEEATEVAGIFEETLHCEVVQIIGRILVVYRASSKEKFQKYSKQVQSV; this comes from the coding sequence ATGAAATTAAGAGGAAAACAAAAACGCTTTTTAAGAAGCGAAGCACATCATATGAGTCCAATGGTACAAATTGGAAAAAACGGAATTAGTGAAACATTACTTGATCAAGTAGACGAATTACTTGAAAGAAGAGAGTTAATTAAAGTTAACTTACTACAAAACACAGATGAAGAAGCAACTGAAGTGGCAGGTATCTTTGAAGAAACACTTCATTGTGAAGTTGTCCAAATTATTGGTCGTATTCTAGTTGTTTACCGTGCATCATCTAAAGAAAAATTCCAAAAATATTCAAAACAAGTTCAATCAGTTTAA
- a CDS encoding nicotinate-nucleotide adenylyltransferase, protein MKQEIKVMTDEKTRLSQHPVKKKRVGILGGGFNPVHMGHLIMADQVCHQLDLDEFFLMPSYQSPHVDKKETIDSEERVEMLKLAINDNPKLGLELTEVVRKGKSYTYDTMKSLVEANPDIDYYFVIGGDMVEYLPKWHKIDELMRMIHFVGVERVGSKKETPYPIIWVDMPLIEISSSDIRKKLTTGCSVKYFLPENVLNYIHKKGLYQNGIQ, encoded by the coding sequence ATGAAACAAGAAATTAAAGTTATGACTGACGAGAAAACAAGGTTAAGTCAACACCCAGTTAAGAAAAAGAGAGTCGGTATTTTAGGTGGCGGATTTAATCCGGTTCATATGGGGCATTTAATCATGGCTGATCAGGTCTGTCACCAACTAGACTTGGACGAATTTTTCTTAATGCCTTCTTATCAATCACCTCATGTGGACAAGAAAGAAACCATTGACTCTGAAGAACGAGTTGAGATGCTCAAATTAGCCATTAATGATAATCCAAAATTAGGCTTAGAGCTAACAGAGGTGGTTCGAAAAGGTAAAAGCTATACCTATGACACCATGAAATCACTCGTTGAAGCTAATCCAGACATTGATTATTATTTTGTGATTGGCGGAGATATGGTAGAATATTTACCTAAGTGGCACAAAATAGATGAATTAATGAGAATGATTCATTTTGTAGGTGTTGAAAGGGTAGGCTCTAAAAAAGAGACACCTTACCCAATTATTTGGGTAGATATGCCCTTAATTGAAATCAGCTCCAGTGATATCCGAAAAAAATTGACTACTGGTTGTTCTGTCAAATACTTTTTACCTGAGAATGTGTTAAACTATATTCATAAAAAAGGATTGTATCAAAATGGAATACAGTAA
- the yqeK gene encoding bis(5'-nucleosyl)-tetraphosphatase (symmetrical) YqeK, with product MEYSKQYTKHTRVELTSLVAAQMSDKRFQHVLRVETKALELAEKYHVDLEKASIAALTHDYAKERPDEEMIAIIMNSEIDNEIIRYGNNIWHGVVGSRLVLKELGISNQDILNAIESHTTGRSNMSELEKVIYVADYIEEGRNFPVVEEARKIAEVSLDEAVAFETKHTLLYLINNQNKIYPKTLETYNAWVVK from the coding sequence ATGGAATACAGTAAGCAGTATACAAAACATACAAGAGTAGAACTTACATCACTTGTCGCAGCTCAGATGAGTGATAAACGATTTCAACATGTCTTAAGAGTTGAAACAAAAGCATTAGAACTAGCTGAAAAATATCACGTTGATTTAGAAAAAGCGAGTATTGCAGCTCTAACTCATGATTATGCGAAAGAAAGACCAGATGAAGAGATGATAGCTATCATCATGAATTCTGAAATTGATAACGAGATTATTCGTTATGGTAATAATATTTGGCATGGAGTTGTAGGATCTCGTCTTGTTTTAAAAGAATTAGGCATTTCAAATCAAGACATTTTAAATGCTATTGAGTCACACACAACGGGACGCAGTAACATGAGTGAATTAGAAAAAGTTATTTATGTGGCAGATTACATTGAGGAAGGTCGAAATTTTCCTGTAGTGGAAGAAGCACGAAAAATAGCAGAAGTCAGTTTAGATGAAGCGGTTGCCTTTGAAACCAAACATACCTTGCTTTATTTAATCAACAATCAAAATAAAATTTACCCCAAAACATTAGAAACGTATAATGCTTGGGTTGTGAAGTAA
- the rsfS gene encoding ribosome silencing factor gives MINSNNILELVVKAADSKRAEDIVALDVTQVSLLADYFVVCHGNSDRQVMAIAEEVIDVAQKNQIQVKRVEGKESARWVLIDLGDVIIHVFYGEERDFYNLEKLWSDAPLVNISSMVD, from the coding sequence ATTATTAATAGTAATAACATATTAGAATTAGTTGTTAAAGCAGCTGATTCAAAACGCGCAGAAGATATCGTAGCATTAGACGTAACACAAGTTTCTTTATTGGCAGATTATTTCGTGGTGTGTCACGGTAACAGTGATAGACAAGTAATGGCAATTGCTGAAGAAGTTATAGATGTAGCTCAAAAAAATCAAATCCAAGTCAAACGTGTCGAAGGAAAAGAGTCAGCACGTTGGGTCCTAATCGATTTAGGTGATGTGATTATTCATGTCTTCTATGGTGAAGAAAGAGACTTCTATAATTTAGAAAAACTTTGGTCAGATGCACCACTTGTTAATATTTCAAGTATGGTTGACTAA
- a CDS encoding class I SAM-dependent DNA methyltransferase — translation MASYETFAKIYDEVMDENLYLDWLEFTCRHLDKKQQNLLELACGTGILSVELANLGFNVTGLDLSEDMITLAKKRITEGDEGLSFQTGDMLKLTEKNSYDAVTCYSDSICYMSDEKAVGQVFSGVYDALNEKGTFIFDVHSIYQMEESFAEYSYHYQSDEFAFLWESYPGDYDHSVEHFLTFFVSDKKGKFERFDELHEERTYEIVTYEKLLKEAGFTSVSVYADFEDAAPTEESNRWFFVCEK, via the coding sequence ATGGCAAGTTATGAAACATTTGCTAAAATATATGATGAAGTCATGGATGAAAATCTATATTTAGATTGGTTAGAATTTACTTGTCGTCATCTTGATAAAAAACAGCAAAACCTTTTAGAGCTTGCTTGTGGAACAGGTATTTTATCTGTGGAACTAGCCAACTTAGGCTTTAATGTGACTGGCTTAGATTTATCTGAGGATATGATCACTTTAGCCAAAAAGAGAATTACTGAAGGCGATGAAGGATTATCTTTTCAAACAGGAGACATGCTTAAATTAACTGAGAAAAACAGCTATGATGCTGTCACTTGTTACTCTGATTCAATTTGTTACATGTCAGATGAAAAAGCAGTAGGCCAGGTCTTCTCAGGTGTTTATGATGCACTGAATGAAAAGGGGACGTTCATTTTTGATGTTCACTCAATTTATCAAATGGAAGAATCTTTTGCTGAATATAGCTATCATTATCAATCAGACGAATTTGCCTTTCTTTGGGAAAGTTATCCAGGTGATTATGATCATAGTGTGGAACACTTTTTAACATTCTTTGTTTCTGATAAAAAGGGGAAATTTGAGCGTTTTGATGAGCTTCATGAGGAACGAACGTATGAAATTGTAACGTATGAAAAATTACTAAAAGAAGCAGGTTTTACATCGGTTTCAGTGTATGCTGATTTTGAAGATGCAGCACCGACAGAAGAGTCGAATCGTTGGTTCTTCGTTTGTGAGAAATAA
- a CDS encoding nucleotidyltransferase yields the protein MKSCGVVVEYNPFHNGHKYHLEQAREKSGADVIVAVMSGNFLQRGEPAVIDKWLRTKESLLNGADLVIELPFAYAVQSADYFTRGSVQILQNLKVDSLCFGTDSNECLDYGAFGKFHQENSDKINQKYQEIKNNGSNYPQLMTQVYRELYPEWALDFSSPNHILGMGYAKENASHEKPMMLYPIQRVGNEYHDKEISHDRFASATSIREKVLSGERIDLEKLVPKETLKDLEESELVYLEKSWSYLKYQLIIQPVEQLRKTYQMVEGLEYRLKEAAISSTNFNEFLQKVKSKRYTWTRIQRLCMYVLLQVTQSEIEGTWNQPYLRVLGFNDQGRQFLKEKKKEITYPVITNINKKNEQLLSLDIKAGRMYSLISQSEKYQDYYQAPIYIKEEEK from the coding sequence ATGAAAAGTTGTGGCGTCGTCGTGGAATATAATCCCTTTCATAATGGGCATAAATATCACTTAGAACAAGCACGTGAGAAATCGGGGGCAGACGTGATTGTCGCTGTGATGAGTGGTAATTTTTTACAAAGGGGTGAGCCGGCTGTTATTGATAAATGGTTACGCACTAAGGAATCGTTATTAAATGGAGCTGATTTGGTTATCGAATTACCATTTGCTTACGCCGTCCAATCTGCTGATTATTTTACCCGTGGTAGTGTTCAAATTCTCCAAAATTTGAAAGTCGATAGTTTATGTTTTGGAACAGACAGTAACGAATGCTTAGATTATGGTGCTTTTGGAAAGTTTCATCAAGAAAATAGTGATAAAATTAACCAAAAGTATCAAGAAATAAAAAACAATGGGAGCAACTATCCTCAGTTAATGACCCAAGTTTACCGAGAACTTTATCCAGAGTGGGCGCTAGATTTTTCGTCACCTAATCATATTTTAGGTATGGGATATGCAAAAGAAAATGCATCACATGAAAAACCAATGATGCTTTATCCTATTCAACGAGTAGGAAATGAGTATCATGATAAAGAAATTTCACATGATCGTTTTGCTAGTGCCACATCGATTAGAGAAAAAGTTTTATCAGGTGAACGAATAGATTTAGAAAAATTAGTGCCAAAAGAAACGCTGAAAGATTTAGAGGAGTCAGAATTAGTTTATTTAGAAAAAAGTTGGTCGTATTTGAAGTACCAATTAATCATTCAACCAGTGGAACAACTTAGAAAAACATATCAAATGGTTGAAGGATTAGAGTATCGTCTAAAAGAAGCAGCAATATCTTCTACTAATTTTAATGAATTTCTTCAAAAAGTTAAAAGCAAGCGTTACACTTGGACGAGAATTCAACGATTGTGTATGTATGTCTTACTTCAAGTCACTCAATCTGAAATTGAAGGAACTTGGAACCAGCCGTATCTAAGAGTCTTAGGGTTTAATGACCAGGGTAGACAATTTTTAAAAGAGAAAAAGAAAGAGATTACTTATCCTGTCATTACGAATATTAATAAAAAGAATGAACAGCTTCTGAGTTTGGATATTAAAGCAGGTAGGATGTATTCTTTGATTAGCCAAAGTGAGAAATATCAAGATTATTATCAAGCACCAATTTACATAAAGGAGGAAGAAAAATGA
- a CDS encoding DsrE family protein — protein MKVVFHINELEKWEMVLGNIINLLEAGKKDIRSVEVVASGDAVLGYIDSKLAIPMHELTELGVRFNSCQNAMNANNVDKISIHPFIKVVPAGVLRLVELQTAEYAYIKP, from the coding sequence ATGAAGGTAGTCTTTCATATTAATGAATTAGAAAAATGGGAAATGGTTTTAGGAAATATTATTAATTTACTGGAAGCTGGAAAAAAAGACATCCGTAGTGTCGAGGTTGTCGCAAGTGGCGATGCTGTTTTAGGTTATATCGATTCCAAATTAGCTATTCCAATGCATGAATTAACAGAGCTTGGTGTTCGCTTTAATAGTTGTCAAAATGCGATGAATGCTAATAATGTAGACAAAATTAGTATTCATCCCTTTATTAAAGTCGTTCCAGCAGGCGTTCTTCGGTTAGTAGAGTTACAAACGGCTGAATATGCTTATATTAAACCATAA
- a CDS encoding DUF3955 domain-containing protein, whose protein sequence is MLVLFLLIKDIFLLFYNKKMLTYEKTGAIFSSSNKRKQEIKMKKNKSPKLTMTAIGFLIIGMGCLIVKNFLPEYVDAQGLLHEPYFFLIPIGFLIVFIALIIGSIAFINNMIKLKR, encoded by the coding sequence GTGCTAGTTCTTTTTTTATTGATTAAAGATATTTTTTTATTGTTTTACAATAAAAAAATGTTGACTTACGAAAAAACAGGTGCTATATTTAGTTCATCAAATAAAAGAAAGCAGGAAATAAAGATGAAAAAAAATAAATCACCAAAACTAACAATGACAGCAATTGGCTTCTTAATAATTGGCATGGGATGTTTAATAGTTAAGAATTTTTTACCAGAATATGTTGATGCTCAAGGTCTACTACATGAACCCTACTTTTTTCTAATTCCTATTGGCTTTTTAATTGTATTTATCGCTCTAATCATAGGATCCATCGCGTTTATTAATAATATGATTAAGTTAAAGAGATAA